TCATTCGGTGCATATTTTTTTATGATTATTTGGTCATCATCCACGTATATTTCCATTGGGTCTTTTATATTAATTCCAAAGGATCTTCTGAGTTCTACTGGTAGAACAATTCTCCCCAATTCATCAACTTTGCGCACAATGCCCGTTGCCTTCATGATATTATCTCCTTTTGTTAGATTGAATTTTATCAGTATTCTTGTAGAGTCTTTGCCTTGCTAGATTAATGTTTTTCACTGTTCCTATTCTATATTTTTACGTTTAATACGCTTTTGATTTTTGTGAGATATTGAAATCTTATTAAAATGAAATAGATTATTTGTAATGCGATAAAGATGCCTATGACCAACATGGATTCTTTCATAAGTGAATAACTAA
Above is a window of Pseudalkalibacillus hwajinpoensis DNA encoding:
- a CDS encoding AbrB/MazE/SpoVT family DNA-binding domain-containing protein translates to MKATGIVRKVDELGRIVLPVELRRSFGINIKDPMEIYVDDDQIIIKKYAPNEEVCQVTGEISSNNLVLANGKVILSPKAAKTVIEDIQKYINKNFD